One genomic window of Vibrio ziniensis includes the following:
- a CDS encoding CmpA/NrtA family ABC transporter substrate-binding protein has product MQYIKPWMRTLVLGASLATSASLISTHAYAQIGEPEIEDLKFGFIKLTDMAPLAVAYEQGFFEDEGLYVTLEAQANWKVLLDRVIDGELDGAHMLAGQPLGATIGIGTKAEIVTAFSMDLNGNAITVSNNTWEQMKPFLAKESDGKIAHPIKADALKPVVTKYRDQGKSFNMGMVFPVSTHNYELRYWLAAGGINPGYYAPATGDNSGQLKADVLLSVTPPPQMPSTMEAGTIEGYCVGEPWNQQAVFKGIGVPVVTDYEIWKNNPEKVFGVSKAWAEKYPNTHLRVVRALIRAAYWLDENNNANRQAAVNLLAKSQYVGADAEVIANSMTGTFEYEKGDKREVPDFNVFFRHNATYPYYSDAIWYLTQMRRWGQIPEQKTDDWYMQVAKEVYRPDIYQQAAQSLIEDSTLTAKDFPDFNKMDGFREPQKHFIDNIVYDGHQPNAYLEKFSIGLKGKDKV; this is encoded by the coding sequence ATGCAATATATCAAGCCATGGATGCGCACTTTAGTGCTAGGCGCTTCACTTGCAACTTCAGCTTCACTGATCAGTACCCATGCGTACGCACAAATCGGTGAGCCTGAAATTGAAGACTTAAAATTTGGCTTTATTAAGCTGACGGATATGGCTCCACTTGCTGTGGCTTATGAGCAAGGCTTTTTCGAAGATGAAGGCTTGTACGTTACTTTGGAAGCTCAAGCAAACTGGAAAGTGTTATTGGATCGCGTCATTGACGGTGAGTTAGATGGCGCTCACATGCTGGCGGGTCAGCCTCTAGGCGCCACTATTGGTATTGGGACCAAGGCAGAAATTGTTACCGCATTTAGCATGGATTTGAATGGCAATGCCATTACCGTATCCAACAACACTTGGGAGCAGATGAAGCCATTTCTTGCTAAAGAAAGTGACGGAAAAATTGCTCACCCAATTAAAGCGGATGCTTTAAAGCCGGTAGTGACGAAATATCGCGACCAAGGTAAATCGTTCAATATGGGTATGGTATTCCCAGTTTCTACACATAACTACGAGTTACGTTACTGGCTAGCCGCTGGTGGCATCAATCCAGGCTATTACGCTCCGGCTACAGGTGATAATAGTGGTCAGCTAAAAGCGGATGTTTTGCTGAGTGTGACACCACCTCCTCAAATGCCATCAACGATGGAAGCGGGCACCATTGAAGGTTACTGCGTCGGTGAACCGTGGAACCAACAAGCAGTGTTCAAAGGTATCGGTGTTCCTGTTGTCACGGATTACGAGATCTGGAAAAACAACCCAGAGAAAGTTTTCGGTGTATCAAAAGCTTGGGCTGAAAAGTACCCGAATACCCATTTACGTGTAGTAAGAGCGCTAATTCGTGCGGCGTATTGGTTGGACGAAAATAACAACGCCAACCGCCAAGCAGCCGTGAATCTGTTAGCGAAAAGCCAATACGTAGGTGCGGATGCAGAAGTGATTGCCAACTCAATGACAGGTACGTTTGAGTACGAGAAAGGCGATAAGCGTGAAGTGCCAGATTTCAACGTATTCTTCCGCCACAACGCAACTTACCCATATTACAGCGATGCGATTTGGTATCTAACACAGATGCGCCGCTGGGGACAAATTCCAGAGCAGAAAACGGATGACTGGTACATGCAAGTTGCTAAGGAAGTTTATCGTCCAGACATCTATCAACAGGCCGCTCAATCTCTGATTGAAGATAGCACCCTAACTGCGAAAGATTTTCCTGATTTCAACAAAATGGATGGGTTCCGCGAGCCGCAAAAACACTTTATCGACAACATCGTTTATGACGGTCATCAGCCAAATGCATATCTAGAGAAGTTCTCTATTGGCTTGAAAGGTAAAGACAAAGTTTAA
- a CDS encoding replication-associated recombination protein A, which translates to MSNYSLDFSGDEDFRPLAARMRPQTVDQYIGQQHILGAGKPLRKALEAGQIHSMILWGPPGTGKTTLAEVAANYANAEVERVSAVTSGVKEIRLAIEKARENKLTGRRTILFVDEVHRFNKSQQDAFLPHIEDGTVTFIGATTENPSFELNNALLSRARVYKLTSLSKEEIHQALEQAVNDSEKGLGRTKAVFKDNVLDRLSELVSGDARMSLNYLELLYDMAEEDEQGQKLITLSLLAEVAGEKVSRFDNKGDIWYDLISAVHKSIRGSNPDGALYWAARMISAGCDPLYIARRLLAIASEDIGNADPRAMQVALSAWDCFTRVGPAEGERAIAQAIVYLACAPKSNAVYSAWKQALSDAHNLPEYEVPYHLRNAPTNLMKDLGYGAGYRYAHDEPGAYAAGERYLPPEMKGTRYYQPTNRGLETKIGEKLDYLADLDAKSPQKRYEK; encoded by the coding sequence GTGAGTAACTACTCTTTAGATTTTTCAGGGGATGAAGATTTTCGTCCCCTTGCTGCACGTATGCGTCCACAAACTGTTGACCAATATATTGGTCAGCAACATATATTGGGAGCCGGCAAGCCTTTGCGTAAGGCTTTAGAAGCTGGACAAATTCACTCAATGATTTTGTGGGGGCCTCCTGGTACCGGAAAAACAACATTGGCTGAAGTCGCTGCAAATTATGCTAACGCGGAAGTTGAACGTGTATCTGCGGTGACTTCTGGAGTGAAAGAGATACGTCTAGCGATAGAAAAAGCCAGAGAAAACAAACTGACTGGGCGCAGAACCATATTGTTTGTTGACGAAGTACATCGATTTAACAAGTCTCAACAAGATGCATTTTTGCCTCATATTGAAGATGGAACAGTTACCTTCATTGGTGCTACCACTGAAAACCCATCGTTTGAACTGAACAACGCTTTGCTGTCGCGAGCGCGTGTTTATAAGCTAACTTCTCTGAGTAAAGAAGAAATTCATCAAGCTTTGGAACAGGCGGTGAACGATTCTGAGAAAGGCTTAGGAAGAACCAAAGCTGTATTTAAAGATAACGTATTGGATCGTTTATCGGAGCTGGTTAGTGGTGATGCCAGAATGTCACTGAACTATCTTGAACTGCTCTACGATATGGCAGAAGAAGATGAGCAAGGACAGAAACTGATTACATTGAGCCTGCTTGCTGAAGTTGCTGGTGAGAAAGTCTCGCGCTTTGATAACAAAGGAGATATTTGGTATGACTTAATCTCAGCGGTTCACAAATCCATTCGTGGCTCAAATCCTGATGGTGCTTTGTACTGGGCAGCCCGTATGATTTCAGCAGGGTGTGACCCCTTATATATTGCGCGTCGTCTATTAGCCATTGCATCGGAAGACATAGGTAATGCTGACCCTCGCGCTATGCAAGTGGCGTTATCTGCGTGGGATTGTTTCACGCGTGTTGGTCCGGCAGAAGGTGAAAGAGCGATAGCTCAAGCGATTGTCTATCTGGCTTGTGCTCCAAAAAGTAATGCGGTGTATTCAGCTTGGAAACAAGCGTTATCCGATGCACATAATCTTCCTGAATATGAAGTGCCATATCATTTGAGAAATGCACCAACCAACTTGATGAAAGATTTAGGCTACGGTGCTGGATATCGTTACGCACATGATGAACCTGGCGCATACGCTGCTGGCGAACGCTATTTACCACCTGAAATGAAAGGAACACGCTACTATCAGCCAACAAATCGCGGCTTAGAGACTAAGATAGGTGAAAAGTTAGATTATCTGGCGGATTTAGACGCAAAAAGCCCACAAAAGCGCTATGAAAAATAG
- a CDS encoding ANTAR domain-containing response regulator gives MSLSTTSQPVIVCSDSISDQAGLSAKLALHYDHIVACQLVQLEQMVGREKRSTVVVSWRQPTAELRLIVEFCKDKQVPLLVILKQLNSNDINRLPESNDFVILPFDSSFDLKPWIEYSVQVREKSIALQKEIHQLTSKLEERKWIEKAKGLLMRMHALDEENAYRVLRSSAMQSSLTMAQVAKNVIHTFDSISAN, from the coding sequence ATGTCTCTTTCAACAACGTCTCAACCAGTGATAGTTTGTAGTGATAGCATCAGTGATCAAGCGGGTCTCAGCGCTAAACTTGCTCTTCATTATGACCATATTGTTGCGTGTCAGTTGGTACAACTAGAGCAAATGGTTGGGCGTGAAAAACGCTCAACCGTGGTTGTATCTTGGCGCCAGCCAACCGCTGAACTGCGTTTGATTGTTGAATTCTGCAAGGATAAACAAGTTCCTCTTCTTGTGATTCTTAAGCAGCTAAATTCTAATGATATCAATAGACTGCCAGAGTCTAACGACTTTGTTATCCTGCCTTTTGATTCATCTTTTGACCTAAAGCCTTGGATAGAGTATTCCGTTCAGGTTCGCGAAAAAAGCATAGCGCTGCAAAAAGAAATTCATCAGCTCACTTCTAAGTTAGAAGAGAGAAAATGGATTGAAAAAGCCAAAGGGCTATTGATGAGAATGCATGCTCTTGATGAAGAGAATGCTTACCGCGTATTAAGAAGTTCAGCGATGCAATCGAGCCTAACCATGGCGCAGGTCGCAAAGAATGTGATTCATACCTTTGATAGTATTAGTGCTAATTAA
- the lolA gene encoding outer membrane lipoprotein chaperone LolA has product MKKWFALLMCSFSVLAAPKENLSERLALTDGFSAKFQQQVISPDGEIVMDGSGLVDIARPSLFRWETLEPDENLLVSDGKSLWYYSPFIEQVTIYNQEQAMEQTPFVLLTRNRASDWDAYKVEQDNDVFTLTPIAVESNQGQFQITIDDKGVVKGFNVLEQDGQKSLFSFNSVKQQKPATNRFTFEVPEGVEVDDQRN; this is encoded by the coding sequence ATGAAGAAATGGTTTGCTCTTTTAATGTGTAGTTTCTCTGTATTGGCTGCACCGAAAGAGAATTTAAGTGAGCGTCTCGCACTAACGGATGGCTTTAGTGCAAAATTTCAACAACAAGTAATTAGCCCTGATGGTGAAATCGTGATGGATGGTAGTGGGTTAGTTGATATCGCTCGCCCAAGTCTTTTCCGTTGGGAGACTCTTGAACCTGATGAAAACTTGTTGGTTTCTGATGGTAAATCTCTCTGGTACTACAGCCCATTTATCGAACAGGTTACAATCTACAACCAAGAGCAAGCAATGGAACAGACGCCATTTGTTTTGCTGACACGTAATCGTGCGAGCGACTGGGATGCCTATAAAGTTGAACAAGACAACGACGTTTTCACCCTGACGCCGATAGCTGTTGAATCGAATCAAGGTCAATTTCAAATAACGATTGATGATAAAGGTGTGGTAAAAGGTTTTAATGTATTAGAACAAGATGGTCAGAAAAGCTTGTTTAGTTTTAACAGTGTAAAACAGCAAAAGCCGGCAACGAATCGATTCACATTTGAAGTTCCTGAAGGCGTGGAAGTTGATGACCAACGTAACTAA
- a CDS encoding nitrate reductase, with the protein MAVNKIQSTCPYCGVGCGVTANKDSIVGDKQHPANQGALCVKGSALKESLAMPSRLLYPKMKGREISWDQASDEIAFRIHQAVINHGPDSVAMYVSGQILTEDYYVANKLMKGYVGSANIDTNSRLCMSSAVAAHVRAFGEDVVPVNYDDIMHTDLLVLVGANTAWTHPVLFRRIQQARENNPELKLVVIDPRRTVTAEQADLHLAIENDGDVLLYNGLIRFLIDNDALNESFIDASTEGFSELFNEVKSERYTLESVARSLGLNTSDVGTFYRWFSNKPKALTLFCQGVNQSETGVDKGNAIINAHLACGKIGKQGSGPFSLTGQPNAMGGREVGGLANQLAVHRGFDVESVRLVQEFWQSPSIANKPGLKAVDLFDAVEAGKIKVLWVMATNPVVSLPNSDQVRRALEQCEFVVVSDITEQSDVAAYADLVLPAAGWGEKQGMVTNSERRLSRQRAFLPAPGEAKPDWWAITQVGQKLCEKLDCESGFEFKSEADVFREFAGLSSINTHSHYLFDLSKFASISDDEYATWQPTQWPLDSEAPYRDGVFSTASGKAQFVAVKALVEANHGWWLNTGRQRDQWHTMTRTGHVAKLAAGEVEPTIYVNKLSAETIGLKEGYCAALRSVSDESDSCIFVKVKFDDGLSGKQLFMSMHWAGRYSAQSQVNRTVSSIVDPISGQPAFKSSNVHIAPVQMQSFGLYVGQERDLPCSDYRSCQVDDGGIVVRFANLTALDKSMFAINQGEKVFRWDLPDGWMMVIGRQTGNQPLMTVTGVVLVSPQPLEQDYNAITSLIGQPLSLNSIISIAGEKAQSQLVCSCFRVTDKQIQNAIEQDGCVTLNQLQSKLKCGSNCGSCVPEVNKILKSYQTIAVSKA; encoded by the coding sequence ATGGCAGTAAACAAAATTCAATCCACATGCCCCTATTGTGGTGTTGGTTGCGGAGTGACGGCGAACAAAGATTCGATTGTAGGTGATAAGCAACATCCTGCGAATCAGGGCGCTTTATGTGTTAAAGGCTCAGCGTTAAAAGAAAGCTTAGCCATGCCATCTCGCCTTCTGTATCCAAAAATGAAGGGCAGAGAAATTTCTTGGGATCAGGCAAGTGATGAGATCGCATTCAGAATCCATCAAGCCGTGATTAACCACGGCCCAGACTCAGTGGCGATGTATGTTTCCGGACAGATACTGACGGAAGATTACTACGTAGCGAACAAACTGATGAAAGGCTACGTAGGCAGCGCAAACATCGATACCAACTCACGTCTCTGTATGTCTTCGGCGGTAGCCGCCCATGTGAGAGCGTTCGGTGAAGATGTTGTACCGGTCAACTACGACGACATCATGCATACAGATTTGTTAGTGCTCGTTGGAGCGAATACGGCTTGGACACACCCTGTATTGTTTCGTCGTATTCAACAAGCCCGTGAAAACAATCCCGAATTAAAACTGGTGGTCATTGACCCAAGAAGAACCGTCACCGCTGAACAGGCAGACTTGCACCTTGCGATCGAAAACGATGGTGATGTCTTGCTATACAACGGTTTAATTCGTTTTTTGATTGATAACGATGCGCTGAACGAAAGTTTTATCGATGCGTCTACTGAAGGCTTTTCCGAGCTGTTCAATGAAGTGAAATCTGAGCGTTATACCTTAGAAAGTGTTGCTCGTTCACTCGGTTTGAATACCAGTGATGTTGGAACTTTTTATCGCTGGTTTAGTAACAAGCCAAAAGCGCTGACTCTATTTTGCCAGGGTGTAAATCAGTCAGAAACCGGCGTTGATAAAGGTAACGCAATTATTAATGCACACCTTGCTTGCGGAAAAATTGGCAAGCAAGGAAGCGGTCCATTTTCACTGACCGGACAACCCAATGCGATGGGCGGAAGAGAGGTTGGAGGGCTAGCAAACCAGCTCGCTGTGCATCGTGGTTTTGATGTTGAATCCGTACGTTTGGTTCAAGAATTTTGGCAGTCACCATCGATTGCTAACAAACCGGGTTTGAAGGCTGTAGATCTCTTTGATGCGGTCGAAGCAGGGAAAATCAAAGTGCTTTGGGTGATGGCAACGAACCCTGTGGTTTCTTTGCCTAATAGTGATCAAGTGCGTAGAGCCCTTGAGCAATGTGAATTTGTTGTGGTTTCTGATATCACAGAGCAGAGTGATGTGGCTGCGTATGCAGATCTCGTATTACCTGCCGCAGGTTGGGGAGAAAAGCAGGGTATGGTGACGAACTCAGAACGTCGCTTGTCTCGTCAACGCGCCTTTTTACCTGCTCCGGGTGAAGCAAAACCAGACTGGTGGGCAATTACCCAAGTGGGGCAGAAACTTTGTGAAAAACTCGATTGTGAGTCAGGTTTTGAGTTTAAGAGCGAAGCTGATGTTTTCCGTGAGTTTGCAGGGTTAAGCTCGATCAACACCCATTCACATTACCTGTTCGATCTGTCTAAGTTCGCTTCAATTTCAGATGACGAATACGCAACTTGGCAGCCGACGCAGTGGCCACTAGATAGCGAAGCGCCTTATCGTGATGGCGTATTTTCTACCGCTTCGGGGAAAGCCCAATTTGTAGCGGTAAAAGCACTTGTGGAAGCTAATCATGGCTGGTGGCTAAATACGGGTAGGCAGCGTGACCAATGGCACACCATGACTCGTACAGGGCATGTTGCCAAGCTTGCTGCCGGTGAAGTTGAGCCAACGATTTATGTCAATAAACTCAGCGCGGAGACAATAGGTTTAAAAGAGGGCTATTGCGCAGCACTTCGCAGCGTTTCCGATGAATCAGACTCGTGCATTTTCGTTAAGGTGAAGTTTGACGACGGTCTGTCTGGCAAGCAGCTATTCATGTCAATGCATTGGGCTGGACGCTACAGCGCGCAGTCTCAAGTTAACCGCACGGTTTCAAGCATTGTTGACCCTATTTCAGGTCAACCGGCATTCAAGTCTTCGAACGTTCACATTGCTCCTGTGCAAATGCAAAGCTTCGGTCTGTATGTTGGACAAGAGAGGGACTTACCTTGTAGTGACTATCGCAGTTGCCAGGTGGATGACGGCGGCATTGTGGTCCGTTTTGCAAACCTGACTGCTTTAGACAAATCCATGTTTGCGATTAACCAAGGTGAGAAAGTTTTCCGCTGGGATCTGCCTGATGGTTGGATGATGGTGATTGGTCGTCAAACGGGCAATCAGCCGCTAATGACAGTAACCGGTGTGGTGCTTGTTTCTCCTCAACCATTGGAACAAGACTACAACGCCATCACATCGCTTATCGGTCAGCCCCTTAGCCTCAATTCCATCATCTCCATAGCGGGTGAAAAAGCACAAAGTCAGTTGGTGTGTAGTTGTTTTCGAGTCACAGATAAGCAGATCCAAAATGCCATTGAGCAGGATGGCTGCGTCACGTTAAATCAGCTGCAATCCAAACTGAAATGCGGCTCAAATTGCGGTTCATGTGTGCCCGAAGTGAACAAGATTCTTAAAAGTTATCAAACAATTGCTGTGAGCAAGGCATAA
- the serS gene encoding serine--tRNA ligase, with protein sequence MLDSKLLRTELDETAAKLARRGFKLDVDTIRTLEEQRKSIQVEVENLQSSRNSISKQIGQLMAQGDKDGAEEIKKQIGSLGDDLDAKKSELDAVQAQLETITQTVPNVPDDSVPDGKDENDNVEVARWGEPKTYDFELKDHVDLGEMGGGLDFASATKITGARFIVMKGQFARLHRAIAQFMLDLHTEEHGYTEMYVPYLVNAESLFGTGQLPKFGKDLFHTEPLTEKVNDEEPRKFSLIPTAEVPVTNLVRDTITDEADLPLKMTAHTPCFRSEAGSYGRDTRGLIRMHQFDKVELVQITRPEDSMAALEELTAHAEKVLQLLELPYRKVVLCAGDMGFGSRKTYDLEVWVPAQQTYREISSCSNMWDFQARRMQARFRRKGEKKPELVHTLNGSGLAVGRTMVAILENNQLADGRIEVPAVLQKYMGGATHIG encoded by the coding sequence ATGCTGGATTCTAAATTACTTCGTACAGAGCTGGATGAAACAGCTGCAAAACTGGCACGTCGCGGTTTTAAACTCGACGTCGATACTATTCGTACACTTGAAGAACAACGTAAGTCCATTCAAGTAGAAGTTGAAAATTTACAATCCTCGCGTAATTCGATCTCTAAGCAAATCGGTCAATTGATGGCTCAAGGCGACAAAGACGGCGCTGAAGAGATTAAAAAACAAATTGGTTCTTTGGGTGACGACTTAGACGCTAAAAAATCAGAGTTGGATGCTGTTCAAGCTCAACTTGAAACCATCACTCAAACAGTACCAAACGTGCCAGATGATTCGGTACCAGATGGTAAAGATGAGAACGACAACGTAGAAGTTGCACGTTGGGGTGAACCAAAAACTTACGATTTCGAACTGAAAGATCACGTAGATCTCGGTGAAATGGGTGGTGGTCTGGATTTCGCTAGTGCAACAAAAATTACGGGTGCACGTTTTATCGTGATGAAAGGTCAATTTGCTCGTCTACATCGTGCGATTGCTCAGTTTATGCTAGATCTTCACACTGAAGAGCATGGTTATACAGAAATGTATGTTCCTTACCTCGTCAATGCTGAAAGTTTGTTTGGTACTGGTCAGCTTCCTAAGTTTGGCAAAGATCTGTTCCATACAGAGCCGCTAACTGAAAAAGTGAATGACGAAGAACCACGTAAATTCTCTCTGATTCCGACGGCTGAGGTCCCTGTTACCAACCTAGTTCGTGACACCATTACCGATGAAGCTGATCTACCGTTGAAAATGACGGCTCATACACCTTGTTTCCGTTCAGAAGCGGGTTCATACGGTCGTGATACTCGTGGTTTGATCCGTATGCACCAATTTGACAAAGTAGAGTTGGTTCAAATTACTCGACCTGAAGATTCAATGGCAGCACTTGAAGAACTGACTGCACACGCTGAGAAAGTACTTCAACTTCTAGAACTTCCTTACCGTAAAGTCGTTCTTTGTGCAGGTGACATGGGCTTTGGTTCTCGTAAGACTTACGATCTAGAAGTTTGGGTACCAGCACAACAAACTTACCGCGAGATCTCTTCATGTTCAAACATGTGGGATTTCCAAGCTCGTCGTATGCAAGCTCGTTTCCGTCGTAAAGGCGAGAAAAAACCTGAACTTGTGCATACACTAAATGGTTCTGGTTTGGCTGTTGGTCGTACAATGGTTGCGATTCTTGAAAACAACCAACTTGCAGACGGTCGTATCGAAGTTCCAGCGGTACTTCAGAAGTACATGGGTGGCGCAACTCATATTGGTTAA
- the cobA gene encoding uroporphyrinogen-III C-methyltransferase, whose amino-acid sequence MKMRSHTTVRTPESFTVHERHYCETPTLTRRSSSSDKQGFVYLVGAGPNDPDLLTVKALKVIQTADVVVYDRLVGRDILDLVNPDAEMVYVGKRCGLPSLKQEETNRLLVEFAQKGLQVVRLKGGDPFIFGRGGEEALELVKHNIAYQVIPGITAAIGCSSSALIPLTHRQVARSVTLITGQVVTGALPAWAGLVASGQTLVFYMGLENANSIQEGLMQHGLSADTPVAVVGQGCSVNQTVVTFELHQLTQTAEDLKGLSPALIIMGDVVKLREQLIQTAQTTRMQAESAYL is encoded by the coding sequence ATGAAAATGCGATCCCACACAACCGTTCGTACACCAGAAAGCTTTACTGTACATGAACGTCATTATTGTGAAACGCCTACTTTGACTCGCCGCAGTTCTTCGAGTGACAAACAAGGCTTTGTTTATCTTGTTGGAGCAGGACCGAATGATCCTGATTTATTAACGGTGAAAGCGCTGAAAGTGATTCAAACAGCCGATGTTGTCGTTTATGACCGATTGGTTGGGCGTGACATTCTCGACCTTGTTAATCCTGACGCGGAGATGGTTTATGTCGGCAAGCGCTGTGGATTACCAAGTCTTAAGCAGGAGGAAACCAACCGCTTGCTGGTAGAGTTTGCACAGAAAGGATTACAAGTTGTGCGTTTAAAAGGTGGAGACCCATTTATTTTCGGTCGTGGTGGTGAAGAAGCGCTGGAATTGGTTAAGCACAATATCGCTTATCAGGTGATTCCGGGGATTACCGCAGCTATTGGCTGTTCGTCCAGTGCGCTTATTCCTCTCACGCACCGTCAGGTTGCTCGCAGTGTTACTTTAATTACAGGTCAGGTAGTGACAGGGGCTTTGCCTGCATGGGCTGGGCTGGTAGCCAGTGGTCAAACTCTGGTGTTCTATATGGGGCTTGAGAATGCAAATTCGATTCAAGAAGGCTTAATGCAGCACGGTCTATCGGCGGACACTCCGGTCGCTGTGGTTGGGCAAGGCTGTTCTGTAAATCAAACTGTGGTGACTTTCGAGCTTCATCAACTTACACAAACGGCCGAAGACCTAAAAGGTTTAAGTCCGGCATTGATTATTATGGGCGATGTCGTCAAGCTTAGAGAGCAGTTAATTCAGACCGCGCAAACGACACGTATGCAAGCGGAATCTGCGTATTTATAA
- a CDS encoding ABC transporter permease, translating to MSSNVISLIPSRTQVVSRSKMLLWPLLGICFFLMFWHLAAKQVETSLGALPGPVQTFTQFTNLIDEHLQEREKEHAFIEKQHKRNEAKLAKDPNAEVKIRPYTGKPTFFDQIGTSLVTVAAGFMLASVIAIPLGIVLGLNQGMYQAFNPIIQLLKPVSPLAWLPIVTMVVSATYVSDDPLFAKSFVNSLFTVALCSLWPTLINTAVGVTSVDKDLLNVSKVLRLSWWAHIRTIVLPSAIPMIFTGLRLSLGIAWMVLIAAEMLAQNPGLGKFVWDEFQNGSSASLGRIMVAVFVIGFIGLLLDRGMLKLQKRLSWNKQQELR from the coding sequence ATGTCGAGCAATGTTATTTCACTGATTCCGAGCCGCACACAGGTTGTCAGCCGCAGCAAAATGTTGCTATGGCCATTACTGGGAATCTGCTTTTTTCTGATGTTCTGGCATTTGGCTGCCAAACAGGTCGAGACCTCATTGGGCGCTCTGCCTGGGCCGGTGCAAACTTTTACTCAGTTTACCAACCTGATTGATGAACATTTACAGGAGCGTGAAAAAGAGCACGCTTTTATCGAAAAACAACACAAGCGCAATGAAGCCAAACTGGCGAAGGATCCAAATGCAGAAGTGAAGATTCGCCCGTACACAGGTAAACCAACCTTTTTTGACCAGATCGGTACCAGCCTTGTAACTGTGGCGGCGGGATTTATGTTGGCTTCGGTTATCGCGATTCCGCTTGGCATCGTACTGGGTCTTAACCAAGGGATGTATCAAGCGTTTAACCCAATTATTCAACTGCTTAAACCGGTATCACCACTCGCTTGGTTGCCTATTGTGACCATGGTGGTGAGTGCGACATATGTCAGTGATGACCCGTTGTTTGCGAAATCTTTTGTGAATTCTCTATTTACCGTTGCGCTTTGTAGCTTGTGGCCAACGCTGATCAACACTGCTGTGGGCGTGACCAGTGTGGATAAAGACCTGTTGAACGTAAGTAAGGTGTTACGCCTTTCTTGGTGGGCACACATTCGTACTATCGTACTGCCGTCAGCCATTCCAATGATTTTCACCGGATTACGTCTCTCTCTTGGTATCGCTTGGATGGTTTTGATCGCCGCTGAAATGTTGGCGCAAAACCCAGGCTTAGGAAAATTTGTGTGGGATGAATTCCAAAATGGCAGCTCAGCTTCTCTGGGCAGAATCATGGTGGCGGTATTTGTGATTGGTTTTATCGGTCTGCTACTCGACAGAGGCATGCTCAAACTGCAAAAACGCCTGTCTTGGAACAAACAACAAGAGCTTCGCTAA
- a CDS encoding glycosyl transferase family protein, whose protein sequence is MSIIKECIRTVGRGERGRKPLSFDQAFQVMDEYLSGEFDDDQMAMLLMLIRVQNETNDEIAGFVKAFQSRVPNLGADIDWPCYAGKRASAGKPWHLLAAKILADNGFKVLLHGYNDKPASREHAEDYLPTFGIPMASDTEHAQLLLQTVGIAYLPLNAFAPQAELMISWKNRYGLRTPINTVVRALNPGGGKIGIRGSFHPGFQQLHAEVEHVIGKTSHAVISFKGVSGESEYNPKVSQTVWLSQPTGVESFYWPEQYISEIETLAVCPMKTPAEEMSMMANTVVSTMAAVLFAELHDREKAFESAYTYWKAYVLSHG, encoded by the coding sequence ATGAGCATAATTAAAGAGTGTATTCGAACCGTTGGACGAGGAGAGCGAGGAAGAAAGCCGCTTTCATTTGATCAAGCATTTCAGGTGATGGACGAATATCTCAGTGGCGAATTCGACGATGATCAGATGGCGATGTTACTTATGCTGATACGAGTACAGAACGAAACCAATGATGAAATTGCAGGATTTGTGAAAGCCTTTCAGTCTCGTGTTCCTAATTTGGGCGCTGATATCGACTGGCCTTGTTACGCTGGTAAACGAGCATCGGCGGGTAAACCATGGCATTTATTAGCTGCGAAAATTCTTGCCGATAACGGATTCAAAGTGCTTCTTCATGGTTATAACGACAAGCCCGCATCCCGTGAGCACGCGGAAGATTACCTGCCTACTTTCGGTATTCCAATGGCATCAGATACTGAACATGCACAGCTTTTACTTCAAACAGTCGGTATTGCTTATCTTCCATTGAACGCTTTTGCACCTCAAGCAGAGCTGATGATCAGTTGGAAGAACCGTTATGGTTTAAGAACGCCAATTAACACAGTAGTGCGCGCTCTAAACCCTGGCGGTGGCAAGATTGGGATTCGAGGAAGCTTTCATCCAGGTTTTCAACAATTGCACGCTGAAGTGGAGCATGTGATTGGTAAGACATCTCACGCCGTTATTTCGTTTAAAGGCGTCTCTGGAGAGTCCGAATACAATCCTAAAGTGAGCCAAACTGTTTGGCTGAGTCAGCCAACAGGCGTTGAGTCTTTTTATTGGCCTGAACAGTACATATCGGAAATCGAAACATTAGCGGTATGCCCGATGAAAACGCCCGCAGAAGAGATGTCGATGATGGCAAATACTGTGGTATCAACTATGGCGGCGGTACTCTTTGCCGAGCTTCATGACAGAGAGAAGGCGTTTGAAAGTGCGTACACATACTGGAAGGCTTATGTGCTTTCTCACGGATAA